In Candidatus Binatus sp., the sequence GACCGGCGCCGGGGATTATCACTTTCCTTTTTAGATTCGGAGTGAACGCACCCGCCATCCCGTACCCGCCAGGAATCATCTTGCCGACCACGTCATGCTCACCGGCGGCGAACACGGCGGGCTGGCGCAGCTTGGCGCCGTCGAGGAAGGGCGTCAGCTCCCAGTTGCGATCGATATTGCGATACCAGTTGACACCGCCGCGAAAGCCTGCCCGCTTGAACTCGCCGGCAAAAAAATTCAGGTCGGCTTCCGTCAGCCACGCCGGCAGCTTCTCCGGCACGACGCCCATCTCGATAAACTTTTTCGTCCTGGGAAACAGGAACGAGAACTCGCCCGTCCGCGGCACATCGCCCGACGCCGAGTAGAGGATCATCGCCATCGAGCGGCGCGGATCGGCGTCGAGTTCCTTCTCGACCTTGCCCGGCTCCTGAAAATAAAGCTGGTAGAAATTCTGGTCGCCGGCCATCGCCTTCATCGCGTCGGTCGGACGCATGGGAGTGCGCGGAAAATAAGGAACGCTGAGCAGTGCGATCGCGCGAAAGATGTCGGGGCGCAACAGCGCCGAGTTCCACGCCACCGGCGCGCCCCAATCATGGCCGGCGATCACCGCGGTCTCGACGCCGAGGCTGTTGACCAGCCCGACGATATCGCCGGCCAGGTTCAGAATGTTGTACGACTCGATCGGCTCGGGCGCGTCGGTCTGCCCGTAGCCGCGCTGATCGGGCGCGACGACGCGGAAGCCCGCCGCCGCGAGCGCGGGAATCTGATGGCGCCACGAGTACCACGATTCGGGCCATCCGTGGCACAGCACGATCAGCGGACCCGCGCCCTGCTCGACATAATGCATCCGGATGCCGTTGCTGCTGACGAATTTGTGCTGCAGTTCGGGCATCGAAACGCTTCCTGCCACGCGCGCGGACTACGAATGCTTGAGCTTTTTGATTTCCTCGGTCATCTCGGGCACCGCTTTGAACAGGTCGGCGACCAGGCCATAGTCGGCGACCGCGAAAATCGGCGCCTCTTCGTCCTTGTTGATCGCGCAGATCACCTTCGAGTCTTTCATCCCGGCCAGATGCTGTATCGCGCCTGAAATTCCGACTGCGATGTAAAGTTCGGGCGCAACCACCTTGCCCGTCTGTCCGACTTGCAGGTCGTTGGGCACGAAGCCCGCATCCACCGCCGCGCGCGACGCGCCCATCGCGGCGCCCAGCTCGTCGACCAGCGGCTCGAGCACGGTCTTGAAGTTTTCGCCCGCCTTGAGGCCGCGCCCACCCGAAACGATTATGCGCGCCTCGGTGAGTTGCGGGCGATCGCTCTTGGTCGCGTTGAACGAAACGAATTCCATCTTGAGAGCGCCTGCGTCGATTTCGGCATTTTGCTTTTCGACCGGCGCGGCGGCGCCGCCCGGCTTGGCGGCGTCGAATGCGGTGCCGCGCACCGTCAATACTTTGATCGGTCCGTCGATTTCGACCGTCGCCATCACGTTGCCCGCGTAGGTGGGGCGCACGAAGCTCTGGTCGTCGTTGATTGCGGTGATTTCCGACGCCATCCCGGCGCCGAGGCGGGCGGCCAGCCGCGGAAACAGGTCCTTGCCCATCGCGGTTGCCGTCGCGATTATAAATTCCGCGCCTTCCTTTTTCGCCAATACGGCAAGCGCCTGCGCGTGCGCGTCGGCGAGATAGTTCTTCAACGCGGGATGCGCCAGCGCGATCACCTTGGCGACGCCGTACTTGGCGATTTCGCCCGCGGCCGCCTCCGGCGCGTCGCCCGCCACGACCGCGATAGCTTTGCCGCCGCGCTTTTTCGCCAGCTCAAGCCCCGCATGAACGGCGGTCAGCGTGGCCTTGGGGAAATGTCCCCCCTGATGCTCCGCGAAAATCAGAACGTCACCCATGTCAATTCACTCCGGCGTCCGCGATCGTAAAAGTCGGGTTCAAATAACCTTTGCTTCGGTGTGAAGCATCGACACCAGCTCCTGCGCCGACGCGACCTTGCGCCCGCCCTGGCGCTTGGGCGGAGCGGCGAGCGTCTTTATCTTGAGCTTGGGCGCGAGATCGACGCCGAGGCTGTCGGCCGCAATCTCTTTGAGTTCTTTCTTGCGCGCCTTCATGATTCCAGGCAGCGAGGCGTAGCGCGGCTCGTTGAGGCGCAGATCGGCGGTGATGACGGCGGGGATTTTGAACGCGATTGTCTCCAGACCGCCGTCAACTTCGCGCACCACCGAGACCTTGTCGGCCGCAATCTCAACCTTGGATGCAAAGGTCGCCTGCGGCCATCCCAGCAGCTCGGCCACCATCTGCCCGACCTGGTTCGCGTCGTCGTCGATCGCCTGCTTGCCCATTATGATCAGCTCGGGCTTCTCGTCGCCGGCAATTTTCGCGATGAGTCTGGCGATTGCGAGCGAGTCGAGCGCGGCGTCGGTCTTGACCAGGATTGCGCGGTCGGCGCCCATCGCCAGCCCGGTGCGCAATTGCTCCTGCCAGGTGGACTGGCCCACCGAGACCAACACGACCTCGCCGGTCTGTTTCTCCTTGATGCGGAGCGCTTCTTCGATCGCGATTTCGCAAAACGGGTTGATGACCCATTTGACGTTGTCGGTGGCGATGCCGCTGCCGTCGGGGAGGACGCGGATGGTGGTGGCGGGATCGGGAACTCGCTTGATTGGTACTAGAATCTTCAAAGCCTAAACTCCACGCATTCGTTGATGCATCGGTTGAATCCGAAAACACACGAGGTCGCCCGGGAATACAGCCGAGGAACGTAAAAGTTTCTAACAGCGCCCCGCCCCCCAGTCAAACCACGCTAATGCCCGCCCCCGCCGCCTTGCCATTTGTCCCTTCATGGCGTTTCGTGGTGCATTGAGCAACCGATGAGCAAGAGACCGGGCATGCAAAGGGGCCGAAACACCATGAGTCAAGTCGTAATCAAACAACCCGGCACGGCGGACCAACTGAAGGTCCGCCGCGAGAAAGGCACGATCTGGAGCCACATCCGTAAGAAGTGGCTCGTCGAAACGCCGGAAGAAACGGTTCGGCAGGAATACCTCTGCACCCTCGTCAACGAATACGGGTTCAACCTCGACCAGATGGACGAGGAACGCGAAGTTACGGGTCGCGGTTCTGGTAACTCCCGCGCTGACTTCGTCATTTGGCGAACTGCGAAGGACAAATCGGATTCACGAACCCCTCTCATCATCGTCGAGTGCAAGTCAGACAACGTCACCATCAAGCCCGCCGATTACGGCCAAGGCGACAACTACTCTCGGCTAACGGGTGCCCGGTTCTTCGTGACGCACAATAGCCGTGAGACCAAGTTCTGGCGCGTGCTTCATAACCAGATGCCGAAGTCGCTGGAGGAAATCAGCAATGTTCCTCATGCCGACGCTAGCGACAGAGAGATCGAAGATCTCATCTCCAAGCTTAAAACGTTCAAAGAAGACGAATTCGCTAACCTTCTCCACCAGTGTCACAACGTCATTCGCAACCGCGAGAAGCTCGACCCTGCCGCCGCATTCGACGAAATCGCAAAGATCCTTTTCGTGAAAGTTGCCGTCGAGCGCGAGATGAGGCAACGACGTGAGCGAAACAATCTATTCACCGTCGAATTTCTTGATTCACAGCGATTGACGGATGACCCACTTGGCGAACTTTTTAAGAGAACCAAGAAGATTTACAAAGACGACGAAATTTTTGAGGATGACGAGGAAATCCGCCTCAGACCCGCGACAGGCCGGGAGATCGTAAAGCTCTTGGAGCGCTACAACCTTTCCGACACCAGCGAGGACATCAAAGGCATCGCCTTTGAGCGTTTCCTAGGCCGCACGTTTCGCGGCGAGATCGGGCAATTTTTCACCCCGCGCACCATCGTTGAATTCATGGTTCGCATGGTCGAGCCGAAGGAGGGCGACATCATTTGCGACCCAGCCAGCGGTTCCGGTGGCTTCCTCATTCGCTTCTTTGAAATTGTACGCGAGCAGATCCTAGCAGGCGCCGACAAACAGTATCAGTCGTTTAAGGCCGAGTTGGAACAGAAGAAGCTCTCCGAAGTCAAAAAAGCCGAAGCGCTTCGTGATAAGTTCGCGGAGATCCGCGCTACCCTCGCCCAGGACAAGCGCGACTCGCGTCTCTGGAAGCTCGCCAACCGCTGCATCTTTGGTACCGACGCCAACGACCGCATGGCCCGCACGAGCAAGATGAACATGATTATGCACGGCGACGGGCACGGTGGCGTTCATCACCACGACGGCTTCCTCAACGTGAACGGCATCTTTGAAGGCCGCTTCGACATCATTCTCACCAACCCACCGTTTGGCGCGAATGTTGAGCCTTCGGACGTAGTCCATGAATCCGACGCGCTTGTCAGCCGCGAAGCCGCCAAGCAGTACGAGAACGACTACGGCGACCTCTACACCAACGCGATTGCCCGTGTCCGTGCCGCCGTAAACAAGCCGATTGCTAGCCTGTTCGATTTGCCGAAGGGAGGGAAAAGCAAAATCAGGACGGAAATACTCTTCATCGAGCGTTGCCTCTCTCTGCTCAAACCCGGCGGTCGCCTCGGCATTGTTCTGCCGGAAGGTATCTTAAACAATCCATCCCTGGCTTACGTCCGCGAGTTCTGCGAAAACCGTGCGTTCATCCGAGCCGTTGTCAGCCTGCCGCAGGAAACATTCATTTCGTCCGGGGCAAGCGTGAAGGCGTCTTTGCTCTTTGTACAAAAGTTCACGATCAAGGAGCAAACTGACTTTGACGCCAAGCAGCACAAAGTCGGCGGGGAGATAGAGGCCAAGCACGCCGCCGATGTCG encodes:
- a CDS encoding alpha/beta hydrolase, translated to MPELQHKFVSSNGIRMHYVEQGAGPLIVLCHGWPESWYSWRHQIPALAAAGFRVVAPDQRGYGQTDAPEPIESYNILNLAGDIVGLVNSLGVETAVIAGHDWGAPVAWNSALLRPDIFRAIALLSVPYFPRTPMRPTDAMKAMAGDQNFYQLYFQEPGKVEKELDADPRRSMAMILYSASGDVPRTGEFSFLFPRTKKFIEMGVVPEKLPAWLTEADLNFFAGEFKRAGFRGGVNWYRNIDRNWELTPFLDGAKLRQPAVFAAGEHDVVGKMIPGGYGMAGAFTPNLKRKVIIPGAGHWVQQERPKEITEILIEFLKGI
- a CDS encoding electron transfer flavoprotein subunit alpha/FixB family protein, whose product is MGDVLIFAEHQGGHFPKATLTAVHAGLELAKKRGGKAIAVVAGDAPEAAAGEIAKYGVAKVIALAHPALKNYLADAHAQALAVLAKKEGAEFIIATATAMGKDLFPRLAARLGAGMASEITAINDDQSFVRPTYAGNVMATVEIDGPIKVLTVRGTAFDAAKPGGAAAPVEKQNAEIDAGALKMEFVSFNATKSDRPQLTEARIIVSGGRGLKAGENFKTVLEPLVDELGAAMGASRAAVDAGFVPNDLQVGQTGKVVAPELYIAVGISGAIQHLAGMKDSKVICAINKDEEAPIFAVADYGLVADLFKAVPEMTEEIKKLKHS
- a CDS encoding electron transfer flavoprotein subunit beta/FixA family protein, coding for MKILVPIKRVPDPATTIRVLPDGSGIATDNVKWVINPFCEIAIEEALRIKEKQTGEVVLVSVGQSTWQEQLRTGLAMGADRAILVKTDAALDSLAIARLIAKIAGDEKPELIIMGKQAIDDDANQVGQMVAELLGWPQATFASKVEIAADKVSVVREVDGGLETIAFKIPAVITADLRLNEPRYASLPGIMKARKKELKEIAADSLGVDLAPKLKIKTLAAPPKRQGGRKVASAQELVSMLHTEAKVI
- a CDS encoding N-6 DNA methylase, producing the protein MSQVVIKQPGTADQLKVRREKGTIWSHIRKKWLVETPEETVRQEYLCTLVNEYGFNLDQMDEEREVTGRGSGNSRADFVIWRTAKDKSDSRTPLIIVECKSDNVTIKPADYGQGDNYSRLTGARFFVTHNSRETKFWRVLHNQMPKSLEEISNVPHADASDREIEDLISKLKTFKEDEFANLLHQCHNVIRNREKLDPAAAFDEIAKILFVKVAVEREMRQRRERNNLFTVEFLDSQRLTDDPLGELFKRTKKIYKDDEIFEDDEEIRLRPATGREIVKLLERYNLSDTSEDIKGIAFERFLGRTFRGEIGQFFTPRTIVEFMVRMVEPKEGDIICDPASGSGGFLIRFFEIVREQILAGADKQYQSFKAELEQKKLSEVKKAEALRDKFAEIRATLAQDKRDSRLWKLANRCIFGTDANDRMARTSKMNMIMHGDGHGGVHHHDGFLNVNGIFEGRFDIILTNPPFGANVEPSDVVHESDALVSREAAKQYENDYGDLYTNAIARVRAAVNKPIASLFDLPKGGKSKIRTEILFIERCLSLLKPGGRLGIVLPEGILNNPSLAYVREFCENRAFIRAVVSLPQETFISSGASVKASLLFVQKFTIKEQTDFDAKQHKVGGEIEAKHAADVATEITRLEMAIAAAIKAQDVEKRKALQKERAEYQKRMAETIVTETRALLKERFPYSIFLYEAEKVGITATGDTDQNELFPNDRQPPGLGKTCLELYREFRSDPHAFFLAEATQ